A window of Campylobacter ureolyticus contains these coding sequences:
- a CDS encoding sodium-dependent transporter, producing the protein MNEKFSKIGFILAVAGSAVGLGNAWKFPTLVGQNGGSAFIVLYLLLTFLVSFVIFLGEIAIGKISEKDAVGAFESLAPKNKNLWKFAGFCIIGAILIFSFYSVIMGWILKYVVTSIYFLPNSMKESEEIFNSLLTKDLGTSIFYFTIAVLMSFYVVSKGVKSGIERLNIWMMPALFIFLIIMLIYSMNMNGFLDSAKFMLMPDFTKLNKDSILSALGLAFFTLSLGVGTIITYAASLPNKTNLLTSSLSIVFINILIGIMMGLIVFTFIFEYGGNPAQEGPGLVFISLITLFSKLGFIGNLFAAMFFISLLFAALTSAVSMIEPSALFLINNYKFSRKKALKFIFVFVYIMGILCILSYQNVTSNNLTFFGKSFFDCLDYLTSNLMMPITGIIVAIFVGFVMKKQSLYALFGLYMGRKLFLIWYFLLRFIAPVAVVIIMVNQLFFS; encoded by the coding sequence ATGAATGAAAAATTTAGCAAAATTGGTTTTATTTTAGCAGTTGCAGGAAGTGCAGTTGGTCTTGGAAATGCGTGGAAATTTCCTACTTTAGTAGGTCAAAACGGTGGATCTGCATTTATAGTTTTATATTTACTACTAACATTTTTAGTTAGTTTTGTTATATTTTTAGGTGAAATTGCAATTGGAAAAATAAGCGAAAAAGATGCCGTTGGTGCGTTTGAAAGTTTAGCTCCAAAAAATAAAAATTTATGGAAATTTGCAGGGTTTTGTATAATCGGTGCAATTTTAATTTTTTCATTTTACAGCGTTATAATGGGTTGGATTTTAAAATATGTAGTTACAAGTATCTATTTTTTACCAAACTCTATGAAAGAAAGCGAGGAAATCTTTAATTCGCTTTTGACAAAAGATTTAGGTACTAGTATATTTTACTTTACAATTGCTGTTTTAATGAGTTTTTATGTTGTTTCTAAAGGTGTAAAAAGTGGTATTGAAAGGTTAAATATTTGGATGATGCCAGCACTTTTTATATTTTTGATAATAATGCTAATTTATTCTATGAATATGAATGGCTTTTTAGACTCAGCCAAATTTATGCTTATGCCTGATTTTACAAAGCTTAATAAAGACTCTATCTTATCAGCCTTAGGTTTAGCATTTTTTACCTTATCTCTTGGTGTTGGAACTATAATAACTTATGCAGCTAGTCTTCCTAATAAAACAAATTTACTAACAAGCTCACTATCAATTGTTTTTATAAATATTTTAATTGGCATTATGATGGGCTTAATTGTCTTTACCTTTATATTTGAATACGGTGGAAATCCAGCTCAAGAAGGTCCTGGTCTTGTATTTATATCTTTAATTACTCTTTTTTCAAAGCTCGGCTTTATTGGGAATTTATTTGCTGCTATGTTTTTTATCTCGCTTTTATTTGCTGCTTTAACAAGTGCTGTTTCTATGATAGAACCATCAGCTTTATTTCTTATAAATAACTATAAATTTAGTCGCAAAAAAGCTTTAAAATTTATCTTTGTGTTTGTTTATATCATGGGAATACTTTGTATTTTATCTTATCAAAACGTAACTTCTAACAACTTAACATTCTTTGGCAAGTCATTTTTTGATTGTTTAGATTATTTAACTTCAAATTTAATGATGCCAATAACCGGTATAATCGTAGCTATTTTTGTTGGATTTGTTATGAAAAAACAAAGCCTTTACGCTTTGTTTGGACTTTATATGGGGAGAAAATTATTTTTAATTTGGTATTTTCTCTTAAGATTTATTGCTCCAGTTGCTGTTGTTATAATCATGGTAAATCAACTATTTTTTAGCTAA
- a CDS encoding autotransporter domain-containing protein produces the protein MNKHLFSLVCVTALATVASAEVVKKINGIPKAGEIELKVDTDETYENKSVSGNSMLDKNQNLTEVGETTEKQTTLIIKDDGLVKVTGNNGKLTFKRDGDLVLKSLGILKVENKSSDFSFENVRMYNGILKLNNSNFTVANDFKTENNSQITLKSDDKETTKIVAKNIDLNTLNKMEVDNYTLQSTENFTMRNIVNGDIKNSSLNSYKEMSIKNSTANFTNSTIQAKDKLSLENNKGSFNQTDIKSTDGDVEISGEINFNGKDTDKSNIISNNGNVNLKNIDSGKIKNASIGGNNINLEGFDAKLETSSLGANKIEIKDSFINSTSTTFSALFNGVHLKNLKDGSEFKQSTFSGNEVNIENSNVVIKESKLGEERTPSAEITINGEKVSLIDTELNGHNINISNLNGGDIYNTNFKAVKEMSLKDVMANIHNSDVLVGDSEGKNGKLTINNTTISKKTTINSDNILFEKDVNLIGSDNFSDAPNNRVKIRTKSTKKENGNKVNLNLENVDIIAKENAKLFENFSETDIVTLKGENVFISDSEATLGSGLRFSNGGGIFRKHGMGTLKANADTINSINHLQITDGTLKITDGELKFENGKILSMNSQKGLLESDSEISINQEALSQNNKAKFNLLGAINDLNQRGESNPFVKAKSIVGEFELMNNNNEFFKYELVNKGNKLYAKVSKKSEENNKPQPPVPNPKPNPSPAPQPPVPNPKPNPSPAPQPPVPNPQPNPSPAPQPPVPNPQPNPSPAPQPPVPNPQPNPSPAPKGSKIFQKRLNDLGYTALLDMGKTLDAATDKDKNGNFRSRSVLDALANTLGGGAVKKEELIYLQPLLSGQGTKIVSDISNSNKNSILNKENKKDKNFWGIISTNFDKKDFRNDGVLGYKGDHYSAITGIDGFVDDNINLGIAFAFTKSNVKGDLDHKLDINSYETFLYSDIYPTDKIKFDLIAGAGISKNKGQRNIRLANNLLKSKYDSKFYTFGLGASYTAFENNGMKFMPYFKADYFNIANDAYKETGDNKIALSVDKSKFDSLMLEAGLKSDFMLASNLNLNAKVGVAKGMLDKKTSVDAEFLGFMGQKDSKFNIKSKTDSEVLGVIGIGLSYDVTELFNIDFGYNAKFSKEYKNHNLLLGFEYKF, from the coding sequence ATGAATAAACACTTATTTTCTTTAGTGTGTGTGACGGCTTTAGCGACGGTGGCTTCTGCGGAGGTAGTAAAAAAAATTAATGGTATTCCAAAGGCTGGAGAAATTGAGTTAAAAGTTGATACTGATGAGACTTATGAAAATAAGTCTGTTTCTGGTAATAGTATGCTAGATAAAAATCAAAATTTAACAGAAGTAGGTGAAACTACAGAGAAACAAACAACTCTTATTATAAAAGATGATGGTTTAGTAAAAGTAACAGGCAATAATGGAAAACTAACCTTTAAAAGAGATGGTGATTTGGTTTTAAAAAGTCTTGGAATTTTGAAAGTAGAAAATAAAAGCTCTGATTTTAGCTTCGAAAATGTTAGAATGTATAATGGAATTTTAAAGCTTAATAATTCAAATTTTACAGTAGCTAATGACTTTAAAACAGAAAATAATTCACAAATAACTTTAAAATCTGATGATAAAGAAACAACAAAGATTGTAGCAAAAAATATAGACTTAAATACCTTAAACAAAATGGAGGTTGATAATTATACATTACAATCAACTGAAAATTTTACAATGAGAAATATAGTGAACGGAGATATAAAAAATAGCTCTCTAAATAGCTATAAGGAAATGTCCATAAAAAATTCAACTGCAAATTTTACCAACTCAACGATCCAAGCAAAAGATAAACTAAGCTTAGAAAATAATAAAGGAAGTTTTAATCAAACAGATATAAAATCAACTGATGGCGATGTAGAAATATCTGGAGAAATTAACTTTAATGGTAAAGATACAGATAAAAGCAATATAATCTCAAATAATGGAAATGTAAATTTAAAAAATATAGATAGTGGAAAAATAAAAAATGCTTCCATAGGTGGCAATAATATAAATTTAGAAGGCTTTGATGCAAAACTTGAAACAAGCTCTCTTGGTGCAAATAAAATAGAGATAAAAGATAGTTTTATAAATTCAACTTCTACTACATTTAGTGCTTTATTTAATGGTGTTCATTTAAAAAATTTAAAAGATGGTAGTGAATTTAAACAAAGTACTTTTTCTGGTAACGAAGTAAATATAGAAAATTCAAATGTTGTAATTAAAGAATCAAAACTTGGAGAAGAAAGAACTCCTTCAGCTGAAATCACAATAAACGGAGAAAAAGTATCCTTAATAGACACCGAGTTAAATGGGCATAATATCAATATTTCAAATTTAAATGGTGGCGATATATATAATACCAATTTTAAAGCAGTAAAAGAGATGAGCCTAAAAGATGTAATGGCAAATATTCATAATAGTGATGTTTTAGTTGGTGATAGTGAAGGTAAAAATGGAAAATTAACTATTAACAATACAACAATTAGCAAAAAAACAACTATTAATTCTGATAATATTTTATTTGAAAAAGATGTAAATTTAATTGGTAGTGATAATTTTAGTGATGCACCAAACAATAGAGTAAAAATTAGAACTAAAAGTACTAAAAAAGAAAATGGAAATAAAGTAAATTTAAATCTTGAAAATGTGGATATTATTGCCAAAGAAAATGCAAAACTTTTTGAAAATTTTAGCGAGACAGATATAGTAACTTTAAAAGGTGAAAATGTTTTTATAAGTGATAGTGAAGCAACTCTTGGAAGTGGATTGAGATTTTCAAATGGTGGAGGTATTTTTAGAAAACATGGAATGGGTACTTTAAAGGCAAATGCTGATACGATTAACTCAATAAACCATCTCCAAATAACTGATGGAACTCTTAAAATAACAGATGGAGAGCTAAAATTTGAAAATGGTAAAATTTTAAGCATGAATTCTCAAAAAGGACTTTTAGAAAGTGATTCTGAAATTAGCATTAATCAAGAAGCTTTAAGTCAAAACAATAAAGCAAAATTTAATCTTTTGGGTGCGATAAATGATTTAAATCAAAGAGGTGAGAGCAATCCATTTGTAAAGGCTAAAAGTATAGTTGGCGAATTTGAACTTATGAATAACAATAATGAGTTTTTCAAATACGAACTAGTAAATAAAGGTAATAAACTTTATGCAAAAGTAAGTAAAAAAAGTGAAGAAAATAATAAACCACAACCACCAGTGCCAAACCCAAAACCAAACCCAAGTCCAGCACCACAACCACCAGTGCCAAACCCAAAACCAAACCCAAGTCCAGCACCACAACCACCAGTGCCAAATCCACAACCAAACCCAAGTCCAGCACCACAACCACCAGTGCCAAATCCACAACCAAACCCAAGTCCAGCACCACAACCACCAGTGCCAAATCCACAACCAAACCCAAGTCCAGCACCAAAAGGATCTAAAATATTTCAAAAAAGACTTAATGATTTAGGTTACACTGCTCTTTTAGATATGGGAAAAACACTTGATGCTGCAACAGATAAGGATAAAAATGGAAATTTTAGATCAAGAAGTGTGCTTGATGCTTTGGCAAATACTCTTGGAGGAGGTGCTGTAAAAAAAGAAGAGCTTATTTATCTACAACCACTTCTTTCAGGGCAAGGAACAAAGATAGTTTCTGATATATCTAATAGTAATAAAAATTCAATTTTAAATAAAGAAAATAAAAAAGATAAAAATTTCTGGGGCATAATATCAACAAACTTTGATAAAAAAGATTTTAGAAATGACGGAGTTTTAGGCTATAAGGGCGATCATTATTCAGCAATTACAGGAATTGATGGCTTTGTAGATGACAATATAAATTTAGGTATTGCTTTTGCTTTTACAAAAAGTAATGTAAAAGGAGATTTAGACCATAAATTAGATATTAACTCTTATGAGACATTTTTATATAGCGATATCTATCCAACAGATAAAATTAAATTTGATTTAATAGCTGGAGCTGGTATCTCAAAAAATAAAGGTCAAAGAAATATAAGACTTGCTAATAACTTACTAAAATCAAAATATGATAGCAAGTTCTACACATTTGGTTTAGGTGCTTCATATACAGCTTTTGAAAATAATGGTATGAAATTTATGCCATATTTTAAAGCTGATTATTTTAATATAGCAAATGACGCATATAAAGAAACAGGTGATAATAAAATCGCTCTTAGTGTAGATAAATCAAAATTTGATTCACTTATGCTTGAGGCTGGATTAAAGAGTGATTTTATGTTAGCATCAAATTTGAATCTTAATGCAAAAGTTGGAGTTGCTAAAGGAATGCTTGATAAAAAAACTTCTGTAGATGCTGAGTTTTTGGGATTTATGGGGCAAAAGGATAGTAAATTTAACATCAAGTCTAAAACAGATAGCGAAGTTTTAGGAGTTATAGGAATTGGGCTATCTTATGATGTGACAGAGCTTTTTAATATTGATTTTGGGTACAATGCAAAATTTAGCAAAGAGTATAAAAATCATAACTTACTTTTAGGTTTTGAATACAAATTTTAA
- a CDS encoding sodium-dependent transporter, whose product MNEKFSRIGFILVVAGSAVGLGNAWKFPTLVGQNGGSAFILLYIILTLCVGSTIFLAELSIGKLSEKDPVNAYKTLAPKHKKAWSLVGYTIIGAILIISFYSIIIGWIVKYFFMSFGSLPVDINSSKTTFENLLLKDFLSQILCFSFVFFITFFVVSKGIKNGIEKLNIWMMPTLFILLFLMLIYSMSMDGFYEAVKFLFVPNFDALNTNSVLYALGLAFFSMSIGAGSIITYSASINDNTNFLRSTFSIIFINILIGLMMGLIVFTFIFEYGGDPSQQGPGLIFISLTSLFANMGVLGNILAITFFIALFFAGLTSAVSMVEPSAFHLINEYKFSRKKALILIGIVVYLLGTICILSSLSLTSDYFTFFNKSFFDLLDYLASNIIMPLGGFFAAIFVGFILKKETLETFFSHCMSKKVFEIWYFFVRFIAPVAVVVIMINSLLKA is encoded by the coding sequence TTGAATGAGAAATTTAGTAGAATAGGTTTTATCCTAGTTGTTGCAGGAAGTGCAGTTGGTCTTGGGAATGCGTGGAAATTTCCTACTTTAGTAGGGCAAAATGGCGGATCTGCTTTTATACTTTTATATATAATTTTAACTTTATGTGTTGGATCAACTATATTTTTAGCTGAGTTAAGTATTGGAAAACTTAGTGAAAAAGACCCAGTAAATGCCTATAAAACTCTTGCTCCAAAACATAAAAAAGCTTGGTCGCTCGTTGGTTATACTATAATTGGTGCGATTTTAATAATATCTTTTTATAGTATTATAATTGGTTGGATTGTAAAATACTTCTTTATGAGTTTTGGCTCTTTACCAGTTGATATAAATAGCTCAAAAACTACTTTTGAAAATTTACTTTTAAAAGATTTTTTAAGCCAAATTTTATGCTTTAGCTTTGTCTTTTTTATAACTTTTTTTGTGGTATCAAAAGGGATTAAAAACGGTATTGAAAAGCTTAATATATGGATGATGCCAACACTTTTTATACTTTTATTTTTAATGCTAATTTATTCTATGAGTATGGATGGATTTTATGAAGCGGTTAAATTTTTATTTGTGCCAAATTTTGACGCTTTAAATACAAATAGCGTTTTATATGCTTTAGGACTTGCTTTTTTTAGTATGTCAATTGGAGCAGGGTCGATTATAACTTACTCAGCAAGTATAAATGACAATACAAATTTCTTAAGAAGCACATTTTCTATAATTTTTATAAATATTTTAATTGGTTTAATGATGGGACTTATAGTATTTACTTTTATTTTTGAATATGGTGGTGACCCGTCACAGCAAGGTCCTGGACTTATTTTTATCTCACTTACTTCGCTTTTTGCAAATATGGGAGTTTTAGGAAATATTTTAGCAATAACTTTTTTTATAGCTTTATTTTTTGCAGGATTAACAAGTGCAGTTTCTATGGTAGAACCATCTGCGTTTCACCTTATAAATGAGTATAAATTTAGCCGTAAAAAGGCACTTATTTTAATAGGAATTGTAGTTTATCTTTTAGGAACTATTTGTATTTTATCCTCACTTAGTTTAACGAGTGATTATTTTACATTTTTCAATAAAAGCTTTTTTGATTTGCTTGATTATTTAGCTTCAAATATCATTATGCCTCTTGGCGGATTTTTTGCTGCTATTTTTGTCGGATTTATCCTAAAAAAAGAGACTTTAGAAACATTTTTTAGCCACTGTATGAGCAAAAAAGTTTTTGAAATTTGGTATTTTTTCGTTAGATTTATAGCTCCAGTGGCTGTTGTAGTTATAATGATAAATTCACTTTTAAAAGCTTAG
- a CDS encoding sodium-dependent transporter — MREEFSKIGFILSVVGGAVGLGNAWKFPTLVGMNGGFAFVLLYLLITITIGFAIFLAEIYMGKSSKKDPVNAYKTLAPNNKEKWKFAGFTMVSGILVLSFYLVILGWVIRYIFISLFALPKDIDSARAMFEGFVGSDLLGSIFFFFIAFILTILVVSKGVKSGIEKLNVYAMPTLFILLVLMLLYSVSFDGFKEAFKFLFYADFSKLSVDSLLTALGLSFFTLCLGVGCILTYAASLGDNVNPVTSSFYIVLINIAIGLMMGLIVFTFVFEYSGDPTQQGVGLVFFSLITLFAKLGIVGNILSFLFFLSLFFAGITSAISMIEPFTFYLINEYKFSRKKALCYLGGFVFILGSLCIMSLNLNFSQALNFGGKSFFDILDFASSNVGLPVGAILSAIFVGFVIPKQRVKGFFMPFMKKEIIFEIWYFMLKFVAPIAILIIAINQILA; from the coding sequence ATGAGAGAAGAATTTAGTAAAATCGGTTTTATTTTGTCAGTTGTTGGTGGTGCCGTTGGGCTTGGCAATGCTTGGAAATTCCCAACTTTAGTTGGTATGAATGGCGGATTTGCCTTTGTGCTTTTATATTTGCTAATTACCATAACTATTGGATTTGCCATATTTTTAGCCGAAATTTATATGGGTAAATCAAGTAAAAAAGATCCAGTAAATGCCTATAAAACATTAGCTCCAAACAATAAAGAAAAATGGAAATTTGCAGGTTTTACTATGGTAAGTGGAATTTTAGTTTTATCTTTTTATTTGGTAATTTTGGGCTGGGTTATAAGATATATTTTTATTTCACTTTTTGCTTTGCCAAAAGATATTGATAGTGCAAGGGCTATGTTTGAAGGTTTTGTTGGAAGTGATCTTTTAGGAAGTATATTTTTCTTTTTCATAGCTTTTATCTTAACTATTTTAGTTGTTTCAAAAGGAGTAAAAAGTGGCATTGAAAAATTAAATGTCTATGCTATGCCAACGCTTTTTATTTTGCTAGTTTTGATGCTTTTATATTCGGTTAGTTTTGATGGTTTCAAAGAAGCATTTAAGTTTTTATTTTATGCCGATTTTTCAAAGCTAAGTGTTGATTCGCTTTTAACAGCTTTGGGTCTTTCATTTTTCACACTTTGTCTAGGAGTTGGATGTATATTAACCTACGCTGCATCCTTAGGTGATAATGTAAATCCAGTAACAAGTTCATTTTACATAGTTTTAATAAACATTGCAATTGGATTAATGATGGGACTTATAGTTTTTACCTTTGTTTTTGAATACAGTGGTGACCCAACCCAACAAGGTGTTGGCCTTGTATTTTTCTCACTTATTACGCTTTTTGCAAAGCTTGGGATAGTTGGAAACATTTTATCTTTTTTGTTTTTTTTAAGCCTATTTTTTGCAGGTATTACTTCTGCGATTTCTATGATAGAACCATTTACTTTTTATCTTATAAATGAGTATAAATTTAGCCGTAAAAAAGCACTTTGTTATCTAGGTGGTTTTGTTTTTATCTTAGGTTCACTTTGCATAATGTCGCTGAATTTAAATTTTAGCCAAGCTTTAAATTTTGGTGGAAAAAGCTTTTTTGATATTTTAGACTTTGCAAGTTCAAATGTTGGACTTCCTGTTGGAGCAATTTTGAGTGCTATTTTTGTTGGATTTGTCATACCAAAACAAAGAGTAAAAGGATTTTTTATGCCTTTTATGAAAAAAGAAATTATTTTTGAAATTTGGTATTTTATGCTTAAATTTGTAGCTCCAATTGCTATTTTAATCATCGCAATTAACCAAATACTTGCTTAA
- a CDS encoding VWA domain-containing protein has product MIEKKVLEDIINEYLWGQNKTPSSSELPDNKWIRDKNSKNITINIDTSSLINSAKNLVNLKDFAIFKTFFSGKTRDGNMLNPTILSSDVEIDKNGNYILTQNQFADLFYDGYEDINSAKNPLRSITFYNRGLDDPDFARRAFIFGSTTLGIDTDNIRYVLDKNLNPIEVRNARIKLNPKQDDRIGDNFDFFSNDGIASLVNPTLANIIDPSRIGRTVNMKFDIEDIKADTVNFGTVSKARYDSMFDYDNIAKEILGESFLDYLNPTLTIIKASALSAYLVKITISAVKNIYKEFKNNIVNLDSIKYIDENGKFVMYDGSGDGKLNGTILDDGFDLSKDIKVTDIFSQNSIYNIASVIVDGILVNYASIKLSKETIISNVINGVVSAFSSGEFDGGNINPHKDKLKNGITYIGGKGSDTIIGTEFDDILYSNDKSLKDDNSPDILKGGDGYDTYYANDKDIITDSDGKGEVYFNNTQLIGGILDKDKSSNSIKVYLSEDKNIEYHLDENSKVLKVIDKNNNNAELTINNFNKEEKSLNINLADNLGKEVAIVIDTTGSMWDDIETTKSKALTIAKNIFRENSSKDLAQSNTFSKISIVTFSDNNIKTIGTYYNYNSFQSGINSINIENGGTEYHCAAMIEGMSNFTKDNGLDKQIFLMTDESGDDNHRMDEVIDMANNFGKEMTTFTRMMSSFTNSSKIIYDNSVKINVISINSNLSHLKRLSDETGGLFLQPNSLNELEDALFDASNLGTNKSETIIGNNKNNIIEGKGGDDILQGKEGSDTYIFKDKFDKDIIIETNKNNIDKNKIDLSSFSIKDAKFKVDNNDLTITIIDTKKDSFITALDKISHNITKFLDLNFTEFKNINIKDSIKGSITIKEFFNKDEFKISTIKFSDYTIDETTLNSLSKNRVDNIEILNNSFINPFKSNLIISNEDIVKATLKDDIVVANKDNQTIISNLGNDTLITNKNNNTLIGGNGDDTYIIGKNANNTIIRDKEYVNLIDGGNDTLILNDIDKSSVEFKLGGSFNKDLIINYSNSNSKDIKTLTIQNQTNKYSAIENINLDGTMLGTETINKIIQDLNSYGDDKGLSLNFNSEFKNNDIMQIYNG; this is encoded by the coding sequence ATGATAGAGAAAAAAGTTTTAGAAGATATTATAAATGAGTATCTTTGGGGTCAAAATAAAACACCTAGTAGTAGTGAGTTGCCAGATAATAAATGGATAAGAGATAAAAATTCTAAAAATATAACTATTAATATTGATACTTCATCATTAATTAATAGTGCTAAGAATTTAGTAAATTTAAAAGATTTTGCAATATTTAAAACATTTTTTAGTGGAAAAACAAGAGATGGAAATATGCTAAATCCTACAATACTTAGTTCTGATGTAGAAATAGATAAAAACGGAAATTATATACTTACTCAAAATCAGTTTGCAGATTTGTTTTATGATGGCTATGAAGATATTAATAGTGCTAAAAACCCTCTAAGAAGCATAACCTTTTATAATCGTGGTTTAGATGACCCTGACTTTGCAAGAAGGGCTTTTATATTTGGTAGCACTACTTTAGGAATTGATACAGATAATATAAGATATGTCCTAGATAAAAATTTAAATCCTATAGAAGTTAGAAACGCTAGAATAAAGCTAAATCCTAAGCAAGATGATAGGATTGGTGATAACTTTGATTTTTTCAGTAATGATGGCATAGCAAGTCTAGTAAACCCAACTTTAGCAAATATCATAGACCCTTCAAGGATAGGTAGAACTGTTAATATGAAATTTGATATTGAAGATATTAAGGCAGATACTGTAAATTTTGGAACTGTGTCTAAAGCTAGATATGATTCTATGTTTGATTATGATAACATAGCAAAAGAGATACTAGGTGAGTCTTTTTTAGATTATTTAAACCCAACACTTACAATAATTAAAGCATCTGCACTTTCGGCATACTTAGTAAAAATCACAATTTCTGCGGTTAAAAATATCTATAAAGAATTTAAAAACAACATAGTAAATTTAGATTCTATTAAATACATTGATGAAAATGGCAAATTTGTAATGTATGATGGCAGTGGTGATGGTAAGCTTAATGGAACTATTCTTGATGATGGTTTTGATTTAAGTAAAGATATAAAAGTTACTGATATTTTTTCTCAAAACTCAATATACAATATAGCTTCAGTAATTGTTGATGGAATTTTAGTAAATTATGCTTCTATTAAATTATCAAAAGAGACTATTATTTCTAATGTAATTAATGGAGTTGTTAGTGCATTTAGTTCAGGTGAGTTTGATGGTGGCAATATAAATCCCCATAAAGATAAACTTAAAAACGGAATAACCTACATAGGTGGAAAAGGCTCAGATACAATTATAGGCACTGAATTTGATGATATTTTATATTCAAACGATAAATCATTAAAAGATGACAACTCACCAGATATCCTAAAAGGTGGAGATGGTTATGACACCTACTACGCTAACGACAAAGACATTATAACAGATAGCGATGGAAAAGGAGAGGTTTATTTTAATAATACACAACTTATTGGAGGTATACTTGATAAAGATAAAAGCTCTAATTCTATAAAAGTTTATCTAAGCGAAGATAAAAATATAGAGTATCATCTAGATGAAAACAGCAAAGTCCTAAAAGTAATTGATAAAAATAACAATAATGCAGAACTTACTATAAATAACTTTAATAAAGAAGAAAAAAGCTTAAATATAAACCTAGCTGATAATCTTGGTAAAGAAGTAGCTATAGTAATAGATACAACTGGATCTATGTGGGATGATATAGAAACTACAAAATCTAAAGCTTTAACTATCGCTAAAAATATATTTAGAGAAAACAGCTCTAAAGATTTAGCACAATCAAACACTTTTTCTAAAATTTCAATTGTTACTTTTAGTGATAACAACATAAAAACCATAGGAACTTATTACAACTACAACTCTTTTCAATCAGGCATTAATAGTATAAATATTGAAAATGGTGGAACTGAGTATCATTGTGCTGCTATGATAGAGGGTATGAGTAACTTTACAAAAGATAATGGACTTGATAAACAGATATTTTTAATGACTGATGAGAGTGGAGATGATAATCATAGAATGGACGAAGTTATAGATATGGCAAATAACTTTGGCAAAGAGATGACAACTTTTACAAGAATGATGAGTAGTTTTACTAACTCTAGTAAAATTATTTATGACAATAGTGTAAAGATAAATGTCATATCTATAAATAGTAATCTTTCTCATCTAAAAAGACTATCAGATGAAACAGGTGGTCTATTTTTGCAACCAAATAGCTTAAATGAGCTAGAAGATGCTTTATTTGATGCAAGTAACTTAGGTACAAACAAATCAGAAACCATAATAGGAAATAATAAAAACAATATCATTGAAGGTAAAGGTGGAGATGATATTTTACAAGGCAAAGAAGGAAGTGATACTTATATCTTTAAAGATAAATTTGATAAAGATATCATAATAGAAACAAATAAAAATAATATTGATAAAAACAAAATTGATTTATCAAGCTTTAGTATAAAAGATGCTAAATTTAAAGTAGATAATAATGACTTAACTATAACTATCATTGATACAAAAAAAGATAGTTTTATAACTGCTTTAGATAAAATTTCTCATAATATTACTAAATTTCTAGATCTAAATTTCACTGAGTTTAAAAATATAAATATTAAAGATAGTATAAAAGGCTCTATTACTATAAAAGAGTTTTTCAATAAAGATGAATTTAAAATTTCTACTATTAAATTTAGTGATTACACAATAGATGAAACTACTTTAAATTCTTTATCAAAAAATAGAGTTGATAATATAGAAATTTTAAATAATAGTTTTATAAATCCATTTAAATCAAATCTAATAATATCTAATGAAGATATAGTTAAAGCTACATTAAAAGATGATATAGTAGTGGCTAATAAAGATAATCAAACCATCATCTCAAATTTAGGTAACGACACCCTAATTACCAATAAAAATAACAACACCCTAATAGGTGGAAATGGAGATGATACCTACATAATAGGAAAAAATGCAAATAATACCATCATAAGAGATAAAGAGTATGTAAATTTAATAGATGGAGGAAATGATACTTTAATACTAAATGATATAGATAAAAGTAGTGTAGAGTTTAAACTAGGTGGAAGCTTTAATAAAGATCTAATTATTAATTATTCAAATAGCAATAGTAAAGACATTAAAACCCTAACTATTCAAAACCAAACTAACAAATACTCTGCTATAGAAAATATTAATCTAGATGGCACAATGCTTGGTACTGAAACGATTAATAAAATCATACAAGATTTAAACTCATATGGCGATGATAAAGGATTAAGCTTAAATTTCAACAGTGAGTTTAAAAATAATGATATTATGCAGATATATAATGGTTAA